One bacterium DNA window includes the following coding sequences:
- a CDS encoding AAA family ATPase, whose amino-acid sequence MKRQIFKQLSRWKKQAVRKPLLLQGARQVGKTWLLKEFGRQEFRRAFYVNFENTATFQNLFRSGLRPSVVIPQLSILLNETIIPGQDLLIFDEIQNSADALTSIKYFKEEMPELALCCAGSHVGLAVSAASFPVGQVEFMSLYPLSFEEFLGATDERAAAVIEAFGPNTVIPEAIHGHLWEQLKIYYVTGGLPEAVEYYRTHRDNLQEALSGVRTIQRALLQGYQSDFSKHAGKVNAVHINRVLEAVPTQMLRVVDDSVGRFRFRGVIPERSKFTQLEGPIDWLVKTGLILKVPVVEKPMLPLRAFAKPNLFKLYLFDVGMLGCMLDLPIASILNQDYGTYKGYYAENLVAQEMTTAGHAPLYSWFGRQSEIEFLMIRESDVIPVEVKAGIRAHSRSLSAYAEKYSPPLKIKVTARNLDRTTPECHNIPLYLAGKL is encoded by the coding sequence ATGAAAAGGCAAATATTTAAACAGCTTAGTCGATGGAAGAAGCAAGCCGTAAGAAAGCCATTGTTACTTCAGGGGGCGCGACAGGTTGGGAAAACATGGCTGTTAAAGGAATTTGGGCGCCAGGAGTTCCGCCGGGCATTTTATGTAAACTTCGAGAATACGGCAACATTCCAAAACCTGTTTCGAAGTGGGCTGCGGCCCTCCGTGGTCATTCCACAACTCTCCATCCTGCTCAATGAGACGATTATTCCCGGCCAGGATCTCCTGATATTCGACGAGATTCAGAATTCAGCGGATGCACTCACAAGCATCAAGTACTTCAAGGAAGAGATGCCTGAATTGGCCCTCTGCTGTGCAGGTTCACATGTAGGACTGGCGGTAAGTGCCGCCTCCTTTCCTGTCGGGCAGGTTGAGTTCATGTCTCTCTATCCGCTTTCTTTTGAGGAGTTTCTGGGTGCCACCGATGAGCGGGCCGCGGCAGTTATCGAGGCCTTCGGCCCCAACACGGTTATCCCGGAAGCCATTCACGGCCACCTTTGGGAGCAACTGAAAATCTATTACGTTACAGGGGGATTGCCAGAGGCTGTCGAGTATTATCGAACCCATCGTGACAACCTACAGGAGGCCCTAAGCGGTGTTCGGACAATTCAACGGGCGCTACTGCAAGGATACCAAAGCGATTTCTCGAAACACGCGGGCAAAGTGAACGCCGTCCATATCAATCGTGTGCTGGAGGCGGTCCCCACCCAGATGCTGCGCGTGGTGGACGACAGCGTGGGGCGTTTCCGGTTCAGGGGGGTCATACCCGAGCGGTCGAAATTTACCCAACTGGAAGGTCCCATTGACTGGCTTGTTAAAACCGGCCTGATCCTGAAAGTCCCTGTTGTTGAAAAACCCATGCTGCCGTTGCGTGCTTTTGCCAAGCCGAATTTGTTCAAGCTGTACCTGTTTGATGTCGGTATGCTGGGGTGCATGTTGGATTTGCCAATCGCATCCATCCTTAACCAGGACTACGGTACCTACAAAGGGTACTATGCTGAAAATCTTGTTGCCCAGGAAATGACTACTGCGGGCCATGCGCCTCTCTATTCATGGTTTGGGCGACAATCTGAAATCGAATTCCTGATGATTCGTGAAAGTGATGTGATTCCGGTCGAGGTGAAAGCGGGGATCAGGGCGCACTCAAGAAGCCTGTCAGCGTATGCGGAGAAATATAGTCCTCCGCTTAAAATCAAAGTTACCGCCCGCAATCTCGATAGGACCACTCCTGAGTGTCACAACATTCCGCTCTACCTTGCCGGCAAGTTGTGA
- a CDS encoding ribbon-helix-helix domain-containing protein, producing the protein MSQTATLHIKIEPSLARGLKVLAKHRGQTMGELVRQALSSCYQPDLAGLTAPQRQAFEAWRGGFISLGKLAQVMGLAPLAMRNWLSEHDVGEPASYQSDDAAHA; encoded by the coding sequence ATGAGTCAGACTGCGACGTTACATATCAAAATTGAACCCAGTTTGGCGCGGGGCTTGAAAGTCCTGGCCAAACATCGGGGTCAAACCATGGGGGAACTCGTTCGTCAGGCGTTGTCCTCCTGTTATCAGCCGGATCTCGCGGGGTTAACCGCCCCGCAGCGCCAGGCTTTCGAGGCCTGGCGGGGTGGCTTCATCAGTTTGGGAAAGTTGGCTCAAGTCATGGGTTTGGCTCCGTTGGCCATGCGAAACTGGCTTTCGGAACATGACGTGGGCGAACCCGCAAGTTATCAGTCCGACGATGCCGCCCATGCGTAA
- a CDS encoding DUF433 domain-containing protein — MNYTNIITIQAGKRSGKPCIRGMRITVSDVLEYMASGMSEVEILQEFPELTHEDISACLSFAAEREKRLCLAVA; from the coding sequence ATGAATTATACCAACATCATTACGATTCAGGCGGGGAAGCGTAGCGGAAAACCTTGCATTCGCGGGATGCGGATCACCGTGTCGGATGTTTTGGAGTATATGGCTTCCGGCATGAGCGAGGTTGAAATTCTGCAGGAATTTCCCGAGCTGACGCATGAGGATATCTCGGCTTGTCTATCGTTCGCTGCCGAACGTGAGAAACGACTTTGCTTGGCGGTTGCATGA
- a CDS encoding DUF5615 family PIN-like protein: MKLLLDQNLPRQLVGDMQPHFPGSAHVWPLGLAEASDEEVWAYAAEQGFVIVSKDTDFIHQAMLRGHPPKVIYLKVGNCSTRVIREIILSRLSSILDFLGDPVESLLILQ; encoded by the coding sequence ATGAAACTGCTTCTGGATCAAAATCTGCCGCGTCAACTTGTAGGTGACATGCAGCCGCATTTCCCCGGTTCAGCTCACGTCTGGCCTCTTGGTTTGGCGGAGGCGTCAGATGAAGAGGTATGGGCTTATGCGGCGGAACAGGGATTTGTCATTGTTTCCAAGGACACAGACTTCATTCATCAGGCAATGCTGCGAGGACATCCCCCCAAAGTTATTTATCTCAAGGTAGGTAATTGTTCCACGCGAGTTATTCGGGAAATTATATTATCCCGATTGTCGTCTATCCTGGATTTCCTGGGCGATCCTGTTGAATCGCTGTTAATACTCCAGTGA
- a CDS encoding helix-turn-helix transcriptional regulator, translating to MNGSLTVSEQLKCRRQEQGLSLAALAQRVGTSAATLSRYEHHWTRFETYTLRKLATALGCELRIELVAKAVPDVQASQSQGVTQVRRLFWDHHLVASDFDKHPVWVIERVLEYGSLEDVRVLMAVFGKQRFLELTASAKRVSPRTAALWRSLLEQEGIPCTKKFSRSTAWNS from the coding sequence ATGAACGGGAGCCTGACAGTTTCGGAACAATTGAAGTGTCGGCGGCAGGAGCAGGGATTGTCGCTTGCTGCGCTCGCCCAGCGGGTTGGCACTTCGGCGGCGACCCTCTCCCGCTATGAACATCACTGGACACGGTTCGAAACCTATACACTACGAAAACTGGCAACCGCTCTGGGCTGTGAACTCCGGATTGAACTCGTGGCCAAGGCCGTGCCCGATGTTCAGGCATCCCAATCACAGGGCGTCACTCAAGTGCGGCGTCTCTTTTGGGATCATCACTTAGTCGCCTCGGATTTTGACAAACATCCCGTATGGGTGATTGAACGGGTGTTGGAGTATGGCTCATTGGAAGATGTCAGGGTGTTGATGGCGGTTTTCGGGAAACAACGGTTTCTTGAATTGACCGCCTCTGCGAAACGAGTGTCGCCCAGAACCGCCGCTTTATGGCGCAGCCTGCTGGAGCAGGAAGGAATCCCATGCACGAAAAAGTTCTCCCGAAGCACAGCCTGGAACTCCTGA
- a CDS encoding nucleotidyl transferase AbiEii/AbiGii toxin family protein, translating into MHEKVLPKHSLELLTRLEADPSAWLRGWILAGGTGLAFRLGHRISEDLDFFRTDMDDVRSLHAVLAQYGAYETLQEDIHTLTVITHKTKLSFFNVRDPFLFPPTPHRFFAVADTRDIALMKLAAISGRGSRKDFIDLHMILRDRPTLKEYFEWLPRKYGASRINVYHIAKSLVYFDDAESEPMPRMLVPFKWNDCKKFFVREAHAVILP; encoded by the coding sequence ATGCACGAAAAAGTTCTCCCGAAGCACAGCCTGGAACTCCTGACCCGCCTTGAGGCCGATCCTTCGGCATGGCTCAGGGGTTGGATTTTAGCGGGCGGAACCGGACTTGCTTTCCGGTTGGGCCATCGTATTTCCGAGGATCTGGATTTTTTCCGGACTGACATGGATGATGTGCGTTCCCTCCATGCTGTGCTCGCCCAGTATGGTGCTTATGAGACGTTGCAGGAAGATATTCATACCCTGACGGTCATCACCCACAAGACGAAGTTGTCGTTCTTCAATGTCCGTGATCCTTTCCTGTTCCCCCCGACGCCACATCGTTTTTTTGCTGTGGCAGACACCCGGGACATCGCCCTGATGAAACTGGCGGCCATCTCAGGACGCGGAAGCCGGAAGGATTTCATTGATCTCCATATGATCCTCAGGGATCGCCCAACGCTTAAGGAGTATTTTGAATGGCTGCCCCGTAAATATGGTGCCAGCCGTATCAATGTTTACCATATCGCCAAGAGTTTGGTGTATTTCGATGATGCGGAAAGTGAACCCATGCCGCGGATGTTAGTGCCGTTCAAATGGAATGACTGCAAAAAATTCTTTGTGCGGGAGGCGCATGCGGTCATTTTGCCATGA
- a CDS encoding PEP-CTERM sorting domain-containing protein produces MKKIIVTAMIFIGCIGAHADISVNMQNSDWIYFPTSGNNLPLGALVQLIWDSNADSSFSYATPVAGIVPTGSQYDDGDYVLFSGITTSSGGWSGDFDGGSTTYDISKVGGANINNGYVYMFVFQDGIPNAGDFYARSASIGPSLTMFPGSGQPPTADYLDITPSGAITLNALTVAAVPEPSTVGLLLVGAGLLAFRRMRRS; encoded by the coding sequence ATGAAAAAAATTATTGTAACGGCGATGATTTTCATCGGTTGTATTGGTGCTCATGCTGATATATCCGTTAATATGCAAAATTCTGATTGGATTTATTTTCCAACGTCTGGAAACAATTTACCTTTAGGTGCATTAGTTCAGTTAATTTGGGATAGTAATGCAGATTCCTCCTTTTCTTATGCGACGCCTGTAGCTGGTATAGTTCCAACTGGAAGTCAATATGATGATGGTGATTATGTTCTTTTTTCTGGAATAACCACTAGTTCGGGTGGATGGAGTGGAGATTTTGATGGTGGAAGTACAACCTATGATATTTCAAAAGTTGGCGGCGCAAATATCAATAATGGGTATGTATATATGTTTGTTTTTCAAGATGGAATTCCTAACGCGGGTGACTTTTATGCGCGGTCTGCGAGCATTGGGCCATCACTTACAATGTTTCCGGGAAGTGGACAGCCTCCGACTGCGGACTATCTAGATATTACGCCAAGTGGGGCCATTACACTAAATGCTTTAACAGTAGCCGCCGTTCCCGAACCCTCCACCGTCGGCCTGTTGTTAGTTGGAGCAGGGTTGTTGGCTTTCCGTCGGATGCGGCGCAGCTAA